From the Neoarius graeffei isolate fNeoGra1 chromosome 1, fNeoGra1.pri, whole genome shotgun sequence genome, one window contains:
- the foxf2a gene encoding forkhead box protein F2a: MTTETAQQQLDPPQSLRSSPVQSSRTVLESTKSKKSNSGMRRPEKPPYSYIALIVMAIQSSPTKRLTLSEIYQFLQARFPFFRGSYQGWKNSVRHNLSLNECFIKLPKGLGRPGKGHYWTIDPGSEFMFEEGSFRRRPRGFRRKCQTLKPMYRMMNGLGFGASVLQQNFDFQPPPGPLACHAAGSYNLDAMTSGAYDGLSAAAHHVPSPSSAYMSPACQVTSSGAGGGGGGGGSGGDYAHDNNGNSTGSGSSPLHSPPAMSGPLECPSPYTAAAHWPSSAVSPYIKQSPLAAGSPTSSSSSALHSGVAPYALEQTYLHHGAREAADISVGIPRYQSHSSPVCDRKDFVLNFNGIASFHPSAGGSYYHHHHHHHHHQLHHQGICQDIKPCVM; encoded by the exons atGACGACCGAAACCGCGCAGCAGCAACTGGACCCGCCGCAGTCTTTGCGCTCGAGTCCCGTGCAGAGCTCGCGCACGGTTCTGGAGAGCACCAAAAGCAAAAAGTCCAACTCAGGCATGAGGCGGCCCGAGAAGCCGCCCTACTCCTACATCGCCCTGATCGTCATGGCCATCCAGAGCTCTCCGACCAAACGGCTGACTCTCAGCGAGATCTACCAGTTCCTCCAGGCGCGCTTCCCGTTTTTCCGTGGCTCGTATCAAGGCTGGAAAAACTCTGTCCGCCACAACCTGTCTCTCAACGAGTGTTTCATCAAGCTGCCCAAGGGCCTCGGTCGGCCCGGGAAGGGCCACTACTGGACCATCGACCCTGGGAGCGAGTTCATGTTTGAAGAAGGCTCGTTTCGGAGGCGCCCGCGCGGTTTCCGGAGAAAGTGCCAAACTCTGAAACCCATGTACCGGATGATGAACGGGCTTGGGTTTGGGGCCTCTGTGCTGCAGCAGAACTTTGACTTCCAGCCGCCACCGGGGCCGCTCGCATGCCATGCTGCAGGAAGCTACAACCTGGACGCCATGACGAGCGGCGCGTATGACGGACTCAGCGCCGCTGCGCATCACGTCCCGAGTCCGAGCTCAGCCTACATGTCCCCGGCGTGCCAGGTGACCTCGAGCGgcgctggaggaggaggaggaggaggaggcagcGGCGGTGATTACGCGCACGACAACAACGGCAACAGCACCGGAAGCGGCAGCAGCCCTCTTCATTCACCGCCGGCCATGAGTGGACCTCTGGAGTGTCCTTCACCATACACCGCCGCCGCGCACTGGCCCTCATCCGCCGTGTCCCCCTACATCAAGCAGTCTCCCCTGGCTGCAGGCAGCCCCACTTCCTCCTCATCCTCCGCCTTGCACTCGGGTGTGGCACCGTACGCCCTGGAGCAGACCTACCTGCACCATGGAGCCAGAGAGGCAGCAGATATCTCAG TGGGAATCCCTCGGTATCAGTCTCACTCTTCTCCGGTGTGCGACAGGAAAGACTTTGTGTTGAACTTTAACGGCATCGCCTCGTTTCACCCGAGTGCCGGAGGATCCTactaccatcatcaccaccatcatcaccatcaccagctCCACCACCAAGGAATCTGTCAAGACATCAAGCCGTGTGTGATGTAG